The following proteins are co-located in the Mycolicibacterium goodii genome:
- the rsmI gene encoding 16S rRNA (cytidine(1402)-2'-O)-methyltransferase encodes MTLGKLLIGATPLGQPSDASARLVSALKQADIVAAEDTRRIRALAQALDVTPAGRVLSFFDQNEAGRVPGLVEEIAAGATVLVVSDAGMPLINDPGYRLVAACVDAGLPVSCLPGPSAVTTALAVSGLASDRFCFEGFAPRKHAARMTWLRTLANETRTSVFFESPRRLAETLHDAVDALGSDRRVVVCRELTKTHEEIKRGTLAELAEWADDGVLGEITVVLAGATPTADLPTLVAEVEELVAAGTRVKDACGQVIADHPGAPSKRELYDAVLRARE; translated from the coding sequence GTGACACTCGGCAAACTGCTGATCGGCGCCACGCCGTTGGGCCAGCCGTCAGATGCGTCGGCGCGGCTGGTCAGCGCGCTGAAACAGGCCGACATCGTCGCCGCCGAGGACACCCGGCGGATCCGGGCGCTCGCGCAGGCGCTCGACGTCACACCGGCCGGGCGGGTGCTCAGCTTCTTCGACCAGAACGAGGCCGGCCGCGTGCCCGGGCTGGTCGAGGAGATCGCGGCGGGCGCGACCGTGCTGGTGGTCAGCGACGCGGGCATGCCGCTGATCAACGACCCTGGCTATCGACTCGTCGCGGCCTGTGTGGACGCCGGGCTGCCGGTCAGCTGCCTCCCTGGACCGTCGGCGGTGACCACGGCCCTTGCGGTGTCCGGTCTGGCGTCCGACCGGTTCTGCTTCGAGGGCTTCGCACCACGCAAACACGCCGCCCGCATGACCTGGTTGCGCACGCTCGCCAACGAGACCCGCACGAGCGTGTTCTTCGAGTCACCGCGCCGGCTCGCCGAGACGCTGCACGACGCGGTCGACGCTCTTGGCTCCGATCGTCGCGTGGTGGTGTGCCGCGAGCTGACGAAGACCCACGAGGAGATCAAGCGCGGCACACTGGCCGAACTTGCGGAGTGGGCCGACGACGGCGTGCTGGGGGAGATCACCGTGGTGCTGGCCGGTGCGACGCCGACGGCGGATCTGCCGACGCTCGTGGCCGAAGTCGAGGAACTGGTCGCGGCGGGCACCCGGGTGAAGGACGCGTGCGGGCAGGTGATCGCCGACCATCCTGGCGCGCCGTCCAAGCGTGAGCTCTACGACGCGGTGCTGCGCGCGAGGGAGTGA
- the arcA gene encoding arginine deiminase, translating to MTDVVLGVDSEVGVLRAAILHRPGPELQRLTPRNNDALMFDGLPWVSKAQEEHDQFAEVLRSRGVEVLLVADLLTEALAHSGAARMHGISAAVDSRRLGVPLAQELSAHLRTLEPAALAHVLIAGMTFNELPFSGKELSLVRRMHHGGDFVIDPLPNLLFTRDSSFWIGPRVAITSLALPARHRETSLTDVIYAHHPRFLGVRRAYESRSAPVEGGDVLLLAPGVIAVGVGERTTPAGAEALARSLFDDGLAHTVLAVPIAQERAQMHLDTVCTMVDVDAVVMYPHIVDSLSAFTIRHDAGGVHISDAERFVDAAAEAMGIDKLRVIDTGLDPVTAEREQWDDGNNTLAVAPGVVVAYERNSETNARLEESGIEVLAIPASELGTGRGGPRCMSCPAARDPLRL from the coding sequence GTGACTGATGTGGTGTTGGGCGTCGACTCGGAGGTGGGCGTGCTGCGCGCCGCCATCCTGCACCGGCCCGGACCGGAACTGCAGCGCCTGACCCCACGCAACAACGACGCGCTGATGTTCGACGGCCTGCCGTGGGTGTCCAAGGCCCAGGAGGAACACGATCAGTTCGCCGAGGTGCTGCGCTCCCGCGGCGTCGAGGTGCTGCTGGTGGCCGATCTGCTCACCGAGGCCCTGGCCCACAGCGGGGCCGCGCGCATGCACGGCATATCGGCGGCCGTCGATTCCCGCCGACTCGGTGTGCCGTTGGCGCAGGAACTCTCGGCGCACCTGCGCACACTCGAGCCCGCCGCGCTGGCGCACGTCCTGATCGCGGGCATGACGTTCAACGAACTGCCCTTCAGCGGCAAGGAGCTCTCGCTCGTGCGGCGCATGCACCACGGCGGGGACTTCGTGATCGATCCGCTGCCCAACCTGCTGTTCACCCGCGACTCGTCGTTCTGGATCGGACCGCGGGTGGCCATCACGTCGCTGGCGTTGCCCGCCCGTCACCGCGAGACGTCGTTGACCGACGTCATCTACGCGCACCATCCGCGGTTCCTCGGGGTGCGACGCGCCTACGAGTCCCGTTCGGCCCCCGTCGAGGGTGGCGACGTGCTGCTGCTGGCGCCGGGAGTCATCGCGGTCGGTGTGGGGGAGCGGACGACGCCTGCCGGCGCGGAAGCCTTGGCCCGCAGCCTGTTCGACGACGGGCTCGCACACACCGTACTGGCGGTGCCCATCGCGCAGGAGCGCGCGCAGATGCATCTGGACACCGTGTGCACCATGGTCGATGTCGACGCCGTCGTGATGTATCCCCACATCGTCGATTCGTTGTCGGCGTTCACGATTCGCCACGACGCCGGCGGCGTGCACATCAGCGATGCCGAGCGGTTCGTGGATGCCGCGGCCGAGGCCATGGGGATAGACAAGCTTCGCGTGATCGATACCGGCCTGGATCCCGTGACGGCTGAGCGCGAGCAATGGGACGACGGCAACAACACGTTGGCGGTGGCGCCCGGCGTCGTCGTCGCCTATGAGCGCAACTCGGAAACCAATGCCCGCCTTGAGGAGTCAGGTATCGAGGTGCTTGCCATCCCGGCGTCGGAATTGGGCACCGGCCGGGGCGGGCCACGCTGTATGTCCTGCCCGGCGGCGCGCGACCCGTTGAGGTTGTAG
- a CDS encoding dolichyl-phosphate-mannose--protein mannosyltransferase: MTALDTDTPTAGRSAPLISPGPVIPPPDFGPLDRAQGWVMTALITALAAISRFLNLGSPTDAGTPIFDEKHYAPQAWQLLHNYGVEDNPGYGLVVHPPVGKQLIAIGEWLFGYNGLGWRFSGAVCGVIIVMLVTRIARRISRSTLVGAIAGLLIIADGVSFVSSRTALLDVFLVMFMVAAFACLMVDRDQVRERMYNAFLDGRIAETRWGPRLGVRWWRFGAGVLLGLACATKWSGLYFVLFFGVMTLVFDAIARKQYHVPHPWRGTLRRDLGPAAYVFGLIPFAVYLASYGPWFASETAVNRYEVGRSIGQDSILPIPDALRSLWHYTYAAYRFHSGLTNADGNHHPWESKPWTWPMSLRPVLYAIDNQDVPGCGAQSCVKAVMLVGTPAMWFIAVPVLGWALWRAVVRRDWRYGAVLVGYLAGFLPWFADIDRQMYFFYATVMAPFLVLAIALILGDILYKPNQSPERRTLGLLTVCFYVALVITNFAWMYPILTGLPISQATWNLEIWLPSWR; this comes from the coding sequence GTGACCGCCCTCGACACCGATACGCCGACGGCTGGTCGCTCGGCTCCGCTGATCAGTCCCGGGCCGGTGATCCCGCCACCTGATTTCGGTCCGCTCGACCGCGCGCAGGGCTGGGTGATGACGGCTCTGATCACCGCGCTTGCCGCCATCAGCCGGTTCTTGAACCTCGGGTCGCCCACCGATGCGGGCACCCCGATCTTCGACGAGAAGCACTACGCGCCGCAGGCCTGGCAGCTGCTGCACAACTACGGTGTCGAGGACAATCCGGGCTACGGCCTGGTGGTGCATCCACCTGTGGGCAAGCAGTTGATCGCCATCGGCGAGTGGCTGTTCGGCTACAACGGTCTGGGCTGGCGGTTCTCGGGTGCGGTGTGCGGCGTCATCATCGTGATGCTGGTGACGCGCATCGCCCGGCGGATCAGCCGCTCGACGCTGGTGGGCGCGATCGCCGGGTTGTTGATCATCGCCGACGGGGTGAGCTTCGTTTCGTCACGCACGGCGCTGCTCGATGTCTTTCTGGTGATGTTCATGGTGGCCGCGTTCGCGTGCCTCATGGTCGACCGCGACCAGGTGCGCGAGCGCATGTACAACGCGTTCCTCGACGGCCGCATCGCCGAGACCCGTTGGGGTCCGCGCCTGGGTGTGCGGTGGTGGCGTTTCGGTGCGGGGGTGCTGCTGGGGCTGGCATGTGCGACGAAATGGTCGGGCCTGTATTTCGTATTGTTCTTCGGCGTCATGACGCTCGTGTTCGACGCGATCGCGCGCAAGCAGTACCACGTGCCGCACCCGTGGCGGGGCACGCTGCGCCGCGATCTCGGGCCCGCGGCGTATGTGTTCGGGTTGATCCCGTTCGCGGTGTATCTGGCGTCGTACGGGCCGTGGTTCGCCTCCGAGACCGCCGTCAACCGCTATGAGGTCGGGCGCTCGATCGGGCAGGACAGCATCTTGCCGATTCCCGATGCGCTGCGCTCACTGTGGCATTACACCTATGCGGCCTATCGTTTTCACTCCGGGCTGACCAACGCCGACGGCAATCACCATCCGTGGGAGTCGAAGCCGTGGACCTGGCCGATGTCGCTGCGGCCGGTGCTGTACGCGATCGACAACCAGGATGTGCCCGGCTGCGGCGCGCAGTCCTGCGTCAAGGCCGTGATGCTCGTCGGCACGCCGGCCATGTGGTTCATCGCGGTGCCGGTCCTCGGCTGGGCGTTGTGGCGGGCGGTGGTGCGACGCGATTGGCGTTACGGCGCGGTGCTGGTCGGCTACCTGGCCGGCTTCCTGCCGTGGTTCGCCGACATCGACCGGCAGATGTACTTCTTCTACGCCACGGTGATGGCCCCGTTCCTGGTGCTCGCCATCGCGCTGATCCTCGGCGACATTCTCTACAAACCCAACCAGAGTCCCGAACGCCGCACACTCGGGCTGCTGACGGTGTGCTTCTATGTCGCGCTGGTGATCACGAACTTCGCATGGATGTACCCGATCCTGACCGGCCTGCCGATCTCCCAGGCCACCTGGAACCTAGAGATCTGGTTACCGAGCTGGCGTTAG
- a CDS encoding aminodeoxychorismate synthase component I, whose product MRIERFCPPDGAAPAVLRSVAAAASAAGLAPPAALIGDWFGSRAVIAPTVTALPVEPDAVFDVPQPACVGTAVGGGWFGYLSYPDPGAAETAPRIPQAAGGWSDCVLRQDVDGRWWYESLSGAPVPDWLRALEPTPSRPNAVHWVAPDRGVHRRGVVACLQAIAAGEVYQACVCTRFTGRLDGSPLDFFADAVARTAPARAAYVAGQWGAVASLSPELFLSRRGSSVSSSPIKGTLPRHADPAGLLASAKDVAENIMIVDLVRNDLGRVACTGSVTVPELLAVKPAPGVWHLVSTVTAEVDTGVPMGALLDAAFPPASVTGTPKGRARELLRIWEPGRRGIYCGTVGLASPVAGCELNVAIRTVEFGADGSAVLGVGGGITADSDPDREWEECLHKAASIVGAGPAVGPHSLARSTAS is encoded by the coding sequence ATGCGGATCGAGCGGTTCTGCCCGCCGGACGGGGCGGCCCCCGCCGTGTTGCGCAGCGTCGCCGCCGCCGCGTCGGCCGCCGGGCTGGCGCCGCCGGCAGCGCTGATCGGCGACTGGTTCGGTTCCCGCGCCGTCATCGCGCCGACGGTGACGGCGCTGCCCGTTGAACCCGACGCGGTGTTCGACGTGCCGCAGCCTGCTTGTGTCGGCACCGCCGTGGGCGGTGGCTGGTTCGGTTATCTGTCCTATCCGGACCCCGGGGCGGCGGAGACCGCTCCGCGCATCCCGCAGGCCGCGGGCGGCTGGTCGGACTGCGTGCTGCGCCAGGACGTCGACGGCCGGTGGTGGTACGAAAGCCTCAGTGGCGCACCGGTTCCCGATTGGTTGCGCGCGCTGGAGCCGACGCCTTCGCGGCCCAACGCCGTGCACTGGGTGGCGCCGGATCGTGGTGTGCACCGCCGTGGCGTGGTGGCATGCCTGCAGGCCATCGCGGCGGGCGAGGTGTATCAGGCGTGCGTGTGCACGCGATTCACCGGGCGTCTCGACGGCTCGCCGTTGGACTTCTTCGCCGACGCCGTGGCCCGCACCGCGCCGGCACGCGCGGCGTACGTGGCAGGCCAATGGGGTGCCGTGGCGTCGCTGTCGCCGGAACTGTTTCTGAGCCGACGCGGATCGTCGGTGTCGTCGAGCCCGATCAAGGGGACACTGCCGCGCCACGCGGACCCGGCCGGACTGCTGGCGTCGGCCAAAGATGTCGCCGAGAACATCATGATCGTCGACCTGGTGCGCAACGACCTCGGTCGCGTCGCGTGCACCGGATCGGTGACCGTGCCCGAACTTCTCGCGGTCAAGCCCGCACCGGGCGTGTGGCATCTGGTGTCGACCGTGACCGCCGAGGTCGACACCGGCGTGCCCATGGGCGCACTGCTCGATGCCGCGTTCCCGCCCGCATCCGTCACGGGAACCCCGAAGGGCCGGGCCCGTGAATTGCTGCGCATCTGGGAGCCCGGCCGGCGGGGAATCTACTGTGGCACGGTCGGTCTTGCCTCACCGGTCGCCGGGTGCGAGTTGAACGTCGCGATCCGCACCGTGGAGTTCGGCGCCGACGGTTCCGCGGTGCTCGGCGTGGGCGGCGGTATCACCGCGGACTCCGACCCGGACCGCGAGTGGGAAGAGTGCCTACACAAGGCCGCGAGCATCGTGGGGGCTGGGCCTGCCGTCGGGCCTCACTCCCTCGCGCGCAGCACCGCGTCGTAG